One Symphalangus syndactylus isolate Jambi chromosome 10, NHGRI_mSymSyn1-v2.1_pri, whole genome shotgun sequence genomic region harbors:
- the EPGN gene encoding epigen isoform X4: MALGVAISVYLLFNAMTALTEEAAVTVTPPITAQQGNWTVDKTEADNIEGPIALKFSHLCLEDHNSYCINGACAFHHELEKAICRCLKLKSPYNVCSGERRPL; encoded by the exons ATGGCTTTGGGAGTTGCAATATCGGTCTATCTTTTATTCAACG CAATGACAGCTCTGACTGAAGAGGCAGCCGTGACTGTAACACCTCCAATCACAGCCCAGCAAGGTAACTGGACAGTTGACAAAACAGAAg CTGACAACATAGAAGGACCCATAGCCTTGAAGTTCTCACACCTTTGCCTGGAAGATCATAACAGTTACTGCATCAACGGTGCTTGTGCATTCCACCATGAGCTAGAGAAAGCCATCTGCAG GTGTCTAAAATTGAAATCGCCTTATAATGTCTGTTCTGGAGAAAGACGACCACTGTGA
- the EPGN gene encoding epigen isoform X2, with amino-acid sequence MALGVAISVYLLFNAMTALTEEAAVTVTPPITAQQADNIEGPIALKFSHLCLEDHNSYCINGACAFHHELEKAICRCFTGYTGERCEHLTLTSYAVDSYEKYIAIGIGVGLLLSGFLVIFYCYIRKRYEKDKI; translated from the exons ATGGCTTTGGGAGTTGCAATATCGGTCTATCTTTTATTCAACG CAATGACAGCTCTGACTGAAGAGGCAGCCGTGACTGTAACACCTCCAATCACAGCCCAGCAAG CTGACAACATAGAAGGACCCATAGCCTTGAAGTTCTCACACCTTTGCCTGGAAGATCATAACAGTTACTGCATCAACGGTGCTTGTGCATTCCACCATGAGCTAGAGAAAGCCATCTGCAG gtgtTTTACTGGTTATACTGGAGAAAGGTGTGAGCACTTGACTTTAACTTCATATGCTGTGGATTCTTATGAAAAATACATTGCAATTGGGATTGGTGTTGGATTACTATTAAGtggttttcttgttattttttactGCTATATAAGAAAGAGGTacgaaaaagacaaaatatga
- the EPGN gene encoding epigen isoform X5: protein MALGVAISVYLLFNAMTALTEEAAVTVTPPITAQQADNIEGPIALKFSHLCLEDHNSYCINGACAFHHELEKAICRCFTGYTGERCLKLKSPYNVCSGERRPL from the exons ATGGCTTTGGGAGTTGCAATATCGGTCTATCTTTTATTCAACG CAATGACAGCTCTGACTGAAGAGGCAGCCGTGACTGTAACACCTCCAATCACAGCCCAGCAAG CTGACAACATAGAAGGACCCATAGCCTTGAAGTTCTCACACCTTTGCCTGGAAGATCATAACAGTTACTGCATCAACGGTGCTTGTGCATTCCACCATGAGCTAGAGAAAGCCATCTGCAG gtgtTTTACTGGTTATACTGGAGAAAG GTGTCTAAAATTGAAATCGCCTTATAATGTCTGTTCTGGAGAAAGACGACCACTGTGA
- the EPGN gene encoding epigen isoform X3 produces the protein MALGVAISVYLLFNAMTALTEEAAVTVTPPITAQQGNWTVDKTEADNIEGPIALKFSHLCLEDHNSYCINGACAFHHELEKAICRCFTGYTGERCLKLKSPYNVCSGERRPL, from the exons ATGGCTTTGGGAGTTGCAATATCGGTCTATCTTTTATTCAACG CAATGACAGCTCTGACTGAAGAGGCAGCCGTGACTGTAACACCTCCAATCACAGCCCAGCAAGGTAACTGGACAGTTGACAAAACAGAAg CTGACAACATAGAAGGACCCATAGCCTTGAAGTTCTCACACCTTTGCCTGGAAGATCATAACAGTTACTGCATCAACGGTGCTTGTGCATTCCACCATGAGCTAGAGAAAGCCATCTGCAG gtgtTTTACTGGTTATACTGGAGAAAG GTGTCTAAAATTGAAATCGCCTTATAATGTCTGTTCTGGAGAAAGACGACCACTGTGA
- the EPGN gene encoding epigen isoform X6, with translation MALGVAISVYLLFNAMTALTEEAAVTVTPPITAQQADNIEGPIALKFSHLCLEDHNSYCINGACAFHHELEKAICRCLKLKSPYNVCSGERRPL, from the exons ATGGCTTTGGGAGTTGCAATATCGGTCTATCTTTTATTCAACG CAATGACAGCTCTGACTGAAGAGGCAGCCGTGACTGTAACACCTCCAATCACAGCCCAGCAAG CTGACAACATAGAAGGACCCATAGCCTTGAAGTTCTCACACCTTTGCCTGGAAGATCATAACAGTTACTGCATCAACGGTGCTTGTGCATTCCACCATGAGCTAGAGAAAGCCATCTGCAG GTGTCTAAAATTGAAATCGCCTTATAATGTCTGTTCTGGAGAAAGACGACCACTGTGA
- the EPGN gene encoding epigen isoform X1, which produces MALGVAISVYLLFNAMTALTEEAAVTVTPPITAQQGNWTVDKTEADNIEGPIALKFSHLCLEDHNSYCINGACAFHHELEKAICRCFTGYTGERCEHLTLTSYAVDSYEKYIAIGIGVGLLLSGFLVIFYCYIRKRCLKLKSPYNVCSGERRPL; this is translated from the exons ATGGCTTTGGGAGTTGCAATATCGGTCTATCTTTTATTCAACG CAATGACAGCTCTGACTGAAGAGGCAGCCGTGACTGTAACACCTCCAATCACAGCCCAGCAAGGTAACTGGACAGTTGACAAAACAGAAg CTGACAACATAGAAGGACCCATAGCCTTGAAGTTCTCACACCTTTGCCTGGAAGATCATAACAGTTACTGCATCAACGGTGCTTGTGCATTCCACCATGAGCTAGAGAAAGCCATCTGCAG gtgtTTTACTGGTTATACTGGAGAAAGGTGTGAGCACTTGACTTTAACTTCATATGCTGTGGATTCTTATGAAAAATACATTGCAATTGGGATTGGTGTTGGATTACTATTAAGtggttttcttgttattttttactGCTATATAAGAAAGAG GTGTCTAAAATTGAAATCGCCTTATAATGTCTGTTCTGGAGAAAGACGACCACTGTGA